A window from Moritella yayanosii encodes these proteins:
- the era gene encoding GTPase Era, whose amino-acid sequence MSDMTYSGFIAIVGRPNVGKSTLLNRILGQKVSITSRKPQTTRHRILGIDTEGNRQTVYIDTPGLHIDEKRAINRLMNRAASSSLKDMNVDAVIFVVDGTRWTDDDEMVLNKLRDINCPIYLAINKTDAIKDKARELMPHLQVLAAKFNFTEIIPISATKGTNVDMLRGICSQQLQEGDFYFPEDYITDRSSRFMASEIIREKLMRFTGQELPYSTTVEIEQFKVSENGTYHINALILVERDTQKRMVIGNKGSKLKVIGTEARRDMETLFDNKVFLECWVKVKSGWADDERALRSLGYGDEV is encoded by the coding sequence ATGAGTGATATGACTTATAGCGGTTTTATTGCTATCGTTGGTCGTCCTAACGTAGGTAAATCAACGTTACTAAACCGTATTTTGGGACAAAAGGTAAGTATTACCTCGCGTAAACCACAAACGACTCGTCACCGTATTCTCGGTATTGATACTGAAGGCAATCGTCAGACTGTGTATATTGATACACCGGGTCTACACATAGATGAAAAACGTGCAATCAACCGTTTAATGAACCGTGCTGCAAGCAGTTCATTAAAAGATATGAATGTTGATGCCGTAATCTTTGTTGTTGATGGAACCCGTTGGACCGACGATGATGAGATGGTACTCAATAAGCTACGTGATATAAACTGCCCAATTTACTTGGCCATTAATAAAACCGATGCGATCAAAGATAAAGCACGAGAACTAATGCCGCATCTGCAGGTATTGGCGGCGAAGTTTAACTTTACCGAAATTATCCCTATCTCTGCAACGAAAGGGACCAATGTAGACATGCTACGTGGTATTTGTTCGCAGCAGTTACAAGAAGGTGATTTTTACTTCCCTGAAGATTATATTACCGATCGTTCTTCACGTTTCATGGCATCTGAAATCATTCGTGAAAAACTGATGCGTTTCACCGGTCAAGAATTGCCTTACTCAACCACCGTTGAGATCGAGCAGTTTAAAGTCAGTGAAAATGGTACGTACCATATCAATGCGTTAATTTTAGTTGAGCGTGATACTCAAAAACGTATGGTTATTGGTAACAAAGGCTCGAAATTAAAAGTCATTGGTACAGAAGCACGACGTGATATGGAAACTTTGTTTGATAATAAAGTATTCTTAGAATGTTGGGTGAAAGTGAAATCTGGTTGGGCAGATGATGAACGTGCACTTCGTAGCTTAGGTTACGGAGATGAAGTGTAA
- the rnc gene encoding ribonuclease III, with amino-acid sequence MTIILERLQTVLGYQYQDAGLLQQALTHRSAYYKHNERLEFLGDSVLGFIISDALFRQFPEVPEGDLSRMRATLVKGLTLAEIAREFELSECLILGPGELKSGGFRRESILADTVEALIGAMYLDSDMEKTRERVLAWYASRLATIEPGIGQKDAKTQLQEWLQGRKQPLPLYQVVEVRGEAHNQEFTIHCVIEGLDHPVEGKGTSRRKAEQEAAQKALEQIQ; translated from the coding sequence ATGACAATTATATTAGAAAGATTACAAACAGTATTAGGTTATCAGTATCAAGACGCTGGCCTACTGCAACAAGCGCTGACGCATCGTAGTGCTTATTATAAACATAACGAACGTCTTGAATTTTTAGGCGATTCGGTACTTGGTTTTATCATCTCAGATGCATTATTCCGTCAGTTTCCTGAGGTGCCAGAAGGCGATTTAAGCCGGATGCGTGCAACCTTAGTGAAAGGGTTAACGCTCGCTGAGATCGCTCGTGAGTTTGAACTAAGTGAATGTTTGATCTTGGGACCTGGTGAATTAAAAAGCGGCGGCTTCCGTCGTGAATCTATTCTCGCTGATACAGTTGAAGCCCTGATTGGTGCTATGTATCTGGATAGTGATATGGAGAAAACGCGTGAACGTGTGCTGGCTTGGTATGCATCACGTTTAGCCACGATTGAACCTGGTATCGGTCAGAAAGACGCGAAAACACAATTACAAGAATGGCTGCAAGGACGTAAGCAACCACTTCCACTTTATCAAGTGGTGGAAGTTAGAGGTGAAGCTCATAATCAAGAGTTCACTATTCATTGCGTTATTGAAGGCCTAGATCACCCTGTTGAAGGTAAAGGTACTAGTCGTCGTAAAGCAGAACAAGAAGCAGCTCAAAAAGCATTGGAGCAAATACAATGA
- the lepB gene encoding signal peptidase I, whose protein sequence is MATYFSLILVLVTFVSGIIWALDKLIWEKARAEKVAFAQSQAELPADAIAKLGQESFIVENAKSIFPVIAAVMILRSFIYEPFQIPSGSMMPTLLVGDFILVEKFSYGVKDPVLRSTLIETGKPERGDVAVFKYPPQPTVDYIKRVIGLPGDRIAYRGKQVFIQQACSGTNCAGFKKLDLSLVEIGKFKDQMVELQQYTEQLGDVKHNILINPSRPDLARDFYQQDNPPTRQYEWVVPDGHYFMMGDNRDNSADSRFWGFVPEANLVGKAVFIWTSFEFERDPDSLLPGWIPTGIRFSRIGKLK, encoded by the coding sequence ATGGCAACCTATTTTTCATTGATATTGGTACTGGTTACTTTCGTTAGCGGTATTATTTGGGCGTTAGATAAACTGATTTGGGAAAAAGCCCGCGCTGAAAAAGTCGCGTTTGCTCAATCTCAAGCGGAATTACCAGCGGATGCTATTGCAAAATTAGGGCAAGAATCGTTTATTGTTGAAAATGCAAAATCGATCTTTCCAGTGATTGCCGCGGTAATGATTTTACGTTCATTTATATATGAACCATTTCAAATTCCATCCGGATCTATGATGCCAACACTACTGGTTGGCGACTTCATCTTGGTTGAAAAATTTAGTTATGGCGTTAAAGACCCAGTATTACGTTCTACACTTATCGAAACAGGTAAGCCTGAACGCGGTGATGTAGCGGTATTTAAATACCCGCCACAACCGACTGTCGATTATATCAAACGTGTTATCGGGTTACCAGGTGATCGTATTGCCTATCGTGGAAAGCAGGTTTTCATTCAACAAGCATGCAGCGGAACAAACTGCGCAGGGTTTAAAAAACTCGATCTTAGTTTAGTCGAAATTGGCAAATTTAAAGATCAAATGGTTGAATTACAGCAATATACAGAGCAACTAGGGGATGTTAAACACAACATTTTAATTAACCCTAGCCGTCCTGACTTAGCGCGTGATTTTTATCAGCAAGATAATCCGCCAACCCGTCAATACGAATGGGTGGTACCGGATGGTCATTACTTCATGATGGGTGATAACCGCGATAATAGTGCTGATAGCCGTTTTTGGGGTTTTGTTCCAGAAGCAAATTTAGTTGGTAAGGCTGTGTTCATTTGGACTAGTTTCGAATTTGAACGCGACCCAGATTCTTTATTACCTGGTTGGATCCCAACAGGTATACGCTTTAGTCGTATTGGCAAGTTAAAATAA
- the lepA gene encoding translation elongation factor 4 has translation MKYIRNFSIIAHIDHGKSTLSDRLISFCGGLSDREMGAQVLDSMDIERERGITIKAQSVTLNYKAKDGETYQLNFIDTPGHVDFSYEVSRSLAACEGALLVVDAGQGVEAQTLANCYTAMEMDLEVVPIINKIDLPAADPDRVAEEIEDIIGIDAMEATRCSAKTGVGIEDVLETIVRDIPCPSKGSEDAPLQALIIDSWFDNYQGVVSLVRISNGVLRKGDKLTVMSTGQSHLVDKVGIFTPKQTDTSVLHCGEVGFVICGIKDILGAPVGDTLTSTRNPADAPVPGFSKVKPQVYAGMFPISSDDYEAFRDALGKLSLNDASLFYEPESSTALGFGFRCGFLGLLHMEIVQERLEREYDLELITTAPTVVYEVETKKGEVLYVDSPAKLPAINDIEEIREPIAECNILVPQEYLGNVITLCIAKRGVQTKMDYHGKQVALTYEIPMGEVVMDFFDRLKSTSRGYASLDYSFIHFSPADMVRVDVLINNDRVDALAMITHRENSMNRGRLLVEKMKELIPRQMFNIAIQAVIGSQVIARSTVKQMRKNVIAKCYGGDISRKKKLLQKQKDGKKRMKQIGNVEVPQEAFLAVLHIGKD, from the coding sequence ATGAAATACATTCGTAATTTTTCAATTATTGCTCATATCGATCACGGTAAATCAACGTTATCAGATCGTTTGATCTCATTTTGTGGTGGTTTATCGGACCGTGAAATGGGTGCACAGGTTCTTGACTCAATGGATATTGAGCGCGAGCGTGGCATTACAATTAAAGCGCAAAGTGTGACCCTGAACTATAAAGCCAAAGATGGTGAAACTTACCAACTTAACTTTATTGATACACCAGGACACGTGGACTTCAGCTATGAGGTTTCTCGCTCATTAGCAGCTTGTGAGGGTGCTTTACTTGTTGTCGACGCTGGTCAGGGCGTAGAAGCACAAACACTCGCAAACTGTTATACCGCGATGGAAATGGACTTGGAAGTTGTGCCAATCATCAATAAAATCGATTTACCCGCTGCCGATCCTGATCGCGTAGCCGAAGAAATCGAAGACATCATCGGTATTGATGCAATGGAAGCAACGCGTTGCTCTGCAAAGACGGGTGTCGGTATCGAAGACGTACTTGAAACAATTGTCAGAGATATTCCGTGTCCATCAAAAGGTTCGGAAGACGCACCACTGCAAGCCCTGATCATCGATTCATGGTTTGATAACTACCAGGGTGTGGTATCGCTAGTACGTATTAGCAATGGTGTATTACGCAAAGGCGATAAGCTCACGGTGATGTCTACAGGTCAATCACACCTAGTTGACAAAGTCGGTATCTTTACACCAAAACAGACTGATACTAGCGTGCTTCACTGTGGTGAAGTAGGTTTTGTTATTTGTGGTATTAAAGATATTTTAGGGGCACCGGTTGGTGATACGCTAACATCGACCCGCAACCCTGCGGATGCGCCAGTACCGGGTTTTAGTAAAGTAAAACCTCAGGTTTATGCGGGCATGTTCCCAATTAGCTCTGACGATTATGAAGCGTTCCGTGATGCACTGGGTAAATTAAGTCTAAACGATGCGTCTTTATTCTACGAACCAGAGAGCTCAACCGCACTTGGTTTTGGTTTCCGTTGTGGTTTCTTAGGTTTATTACACATGGAAATTGTTCAAGAGCGTCTAGAGCGTGAATACGATCTTGAATTGATCACCACAGCACCAACGGTTGTTTACGAAGTTGAAACCAAAAAAGGTGAAGTTCTTTACGTCGATAGCCCAGCTAAATTACCGGCAATCAATGATATTGAAGAGATCCGCGAACCCATTGCAGAATGTAACATCCTCGTACCACAAGAATACCTCGGTAATGTAATTACCCTTTGTATTGCCAAGCGTGGTGTACAAACGAAGATGGATTATCACGGTAAGCAAGTGGCATTAACTTACGAGATCCCGATGGGTGAAGTAGTGATGGACTTCTTTGACCGTTTGAAATCGACAAGCCGTGGTTATGCGTCACTGGATTACTCGTTCATCCACTTTAGTCCTGCTGATATGGTACGTGTTGATGTATTGATTAACAACGATCGTGTTGATGCATTAGCGATGATCACGCATCGTGAAAACTCGATGAATCGTGGTCGTTTATTGGTTGAAAAGATGAAGGAACTTATTCCTCGTCAAATGTTTAACATTGCTATTCAGGCGGTTATTGGTTCACAAGTGATTGCCCGTAGTACCGTTAAACAAATGCGTAAAAATGTGATCGCCAAGTGTTATGGCGGTGATATTAGCCGTAAGAAAAAACTGCTCCAGAAGCAGAAAGACGGTAAGAAACGCATGAAGCAAATCGGTAATGTTGAAGTACCGCAAGAAGCCTTCTTAGCTGTGTTGCATATCGGAAAGGACTAG
- a CDS encoding SoxR reducing system RseC family protein, translating to MIIETAIVKSVMGDQVSVQCESQSACNHCHASDNCGTGMVAKAFPHRTHRFTVTKTADVVAGDKIEIGLREKNLVTSAMLVYLLPLATILLSLGLGQYLSQVFQFEGEGLVILAAFVGGYVGFSCTRRLSVIFDQRFDFKPKMLGVVAQSEVIGQWRAD from the coding sequence ATGATTATTGAAACAGCTATCGTTAAAAGTGTAATGGGTGATCAGGTTTCGGTACAGTGCGAGAGTCAATCTGCTTGTAATCATTGTCATGCCAGCGATAACTGCGGCACTGGCATGGTCGCCAAAGCATTCCCCCATCGGACTCATCGTTTTACCGTCACTAAAACAGCAGATGTTGTTGCCGGTGATAAGATCGAAATTGGTTTACGTGAAAAGAATTTAGTCACCAGTGCAATGCTGGTTTACTTACTGCCATTAGCGACAATTTTACTGTCACTGGGTCTGGGGCAATATTTATCCCAAGTTTTCCAATTTGAAGGGGAAGGCTTGGTTATTCTCGCGGCTTTTGTTGGCGGTTATGTTGGTTTTAGTTGCACGCGCAGATTAAGCGTTATATTTGATCAACGCTTTGATTTTAAACCTAAAATGCTAGGTGTCGTGGCCCAATCGGAAGTGATAGGGCAATGGCGCGCTGATTAA
- a CDS encoding MucB/RseB C-terminal domain-containing protein, translating into MFKKSVGLWILLSALFTPVAWSEVTLGDHRVVNSNTENTVAAPPQLSANALLDNMKTAFKQLNYDLSYVEIERGRITPMRYSHGMIDDVSVGHLLSLNGNPREYLRRGDITSFFEAEQPGYSLSSAAIPGLLFNLMATELTLDDSLYQAIYVGGKSRVTGRLSQVVRVVPNDKYRFGYLIWIDVTTNLPLRIDMIKDSGEVVFQVMAISLYQFPDVTPWLEQLNSVKLPPVLSAVQTQALLPEPTKSEWKAAWMPDGFKQIVSNKHQIVGIGQTIDYMQFSDGLVDISIYVNTDAKAGSLSQGLGVSGQISLQSKITDDIEIVVVGEVPSMTAKKIADAVVRNLDN; encoded by the coding sequence ATGTTCAAAAAAAGTGTTGGTTTGTGGATCTTATTGTCTGCACTCTTTACCCCTGTCGCGTGGAGTGAAGTTACGTTAGGCGATCACCGGGTGGTAAATAGTAATACTGAGAATACTGTAGCCGCGCCGCCGCAATTGTCTGCGAATGCCTTGTTAGATAACATGAAAACGGCGTTTAAACAGTTAAATTATGATTTGTCTTATGTCGAGATTGAACGCGGAAGAATTACCCCGATGCGTTACAGTCACGGGATGATTGATGATGTTTCTGTGGGCCATCTATTATCGTTAAATGGCAATCCTCGTGAATACTTACGTCGTGGTGACATCACTAGTTTTTTTGAAGCCGAACAGCCAGGTTATTCGTTATCATCAGCGGCAATTCCGGGACTGTTGTTCAATTTAATGGCGACTGAACTGACACTTGATGACAGCTTATATCAAGCGATTTATGTCGGTGGTAAATCGCGCGTCACAGGGCGTTTAAGCCAAGTTGTGCGGGTGGTTCCAAACGATAAATACCGCTTTGGGTATTTAATTTGGATTGATGTAACCACCAATCTGCCGCTGCGTATTGATATGATCAAAGACAGTGGTGAAGTGGTGTTCCAAGTGATGGCGATTTCGTTATATCAATTCCCTGATGTGACGCCTTGGTTAGAGCAACTTAACTCGGTAAAACTACCCCCAGTGTTATCCGCAGTACAAACACAAGCATTACTGCCGGAACCGACTAAATCGGAATGGAAAGCCGCTTGGATGCCTGATGGATTTAAACAGATTGTGAGTAATAAACACCAGATCGTTGGTATTGGTCAGACAATTGATTACATGCAATTTTCTGATGGACTTGTCGATATCTCAATCTACGTCAATACCGATGCGAAAGCCGGTAGTTTAAGCCAAGGATTAGGTGTATCGGGACAAATTAGTTTACAATCTAAGATCACAGATGATATTGAGATAGTCGTCGTCGGCGAAGTGCCGAGTATGACAGCTAAAAAAATTGCTGACGCCGTTGTTCGAAATCTTGATAACTAA
- a CDS encoding sigma-E factor negative regulatory protein — MIEKERLSSLVDNESIDAALLDELGKDEALASSWQHYHMIGDVMRGETPATVSLDLTRAITAAIAEEPALTMPKESANDSSFYQKVIQPWLKTGGQFAIAASVALMVITGVQYSNTDAPITGLGPALNVMPFAGIASPVSLSIESPDMYQVPPEFTDEEKVEQVRRINAFVLDHQLQKRIQQ; from the coding sequence ATGATAGAAAAAGAACGATTATCCTCCTTAGTAGATAATGAAAGTATTGATGCTGCACTACTTGATGAATTGGGTAAAGATGAAGCATTAGCTTCAAGTTGGCAGCATTACCACATGATTGGTGATGTGATGCGTGGTGAAACACCTGCAACGGTTAGTTTAGATCTAACCCGTGCTATCACCGCGGCTATTGCTGAAGAACCAGCACTGACAATGCCAAAAGAAAGTGCCAACGATAGCTCTTTCTATCAAAAAGTAATTCAGCCTTGGCTTAAAACCGGTGGCCAATTCGCCATCGCGGCGTCAGTGGCATTAATGGTGATTACAGGTGTGCAATACAGTAATACCGACGCGCCGATAACTGGACTTGGGCCAGCACTGAATGTGATGCCGTTTGCTGGTATTGCCTCGCCCGTCAGTTTGAGTATTGAGTCGCCTGATATGTATCAAGTACCGCCTGAATTTACCGATGAAGAAAAAGTCGAGCAAGTACGCCGCATTAATGCATTTGTGCTTGATCATCAATTACAAAAACGCATCCAGCAATAA
- the rpoE gene encoding RNA polymerase sigma factor RpoE, whose product MSAKETDLQLVERVQGGDKAAFNLLVTKYQQKVANLISRYVSASGDVADVTQEVFIKAYRALPNFRGDSAFYTWLYRIASNTAKNYLIAQSRRPPANDIDAADAEFYEGNDGMRESSTPERIILAEEMKAVIFSVIDALPDELRTAITLREMEGMSYDDISIVMSCPVGTVRSRIFRAREAIEVKLKPLLQQ is encoded by the coding sequence ATGAGTGCAAAAGAGACGGACTTGCAATTAGTTGAGCGAGTTCAAGGCGGTGACAAGGCCGCATTTAATTTATTGGTGACTAAATACCAACAAAAAGTGGCGAACCTGATCTCACGTTACGTTTCCGCCAGTGGCGACGTTGCCGATGTGACTCAGGAAGTGTTTATTAAAGCGTATCGCGCGTTGCCGAATTTTAGAGGTGATAGTGCGTTTTATACTTGGCTATACCGTATTGCCAGTAATACCGCTAAGAACTATTTAATTGCGCAAAGTAGACGACCACCGGCTAACGATATTGATGCCGCAGATGCGGAGTTTTACGAAGGTAACGATGGCATGCGTGAGTCATCAACACCAGAACGGATAATTTTAGCAGAAGAAATGAAAGCGGTTATTTTTTCAGTTATTGACGCGTTACCTGATGAATTACGTACCGCGATAACACTACGTGAAATGGAAGGCATGAGCTACGACGATATTAGTATTGTCATGAGCTGCCCAGTGGGTACTGTTCGCTCACGTATTTTTAGAGCACGTGAAGCGATTGAAGTAAAATTGAAACCGTTACTTCAACAGTAA
- the nadB gene encoding L-aspartate oxidase — MSTNAEYQSDVLIIGSGAAGLSLALKLADQAKVMVLSKSSLTEGSTLYAQGGIAAVFDEADSIEGHVADTLIAGAGLCDEDTVNFTASSAAASLNWLIDKGAPFDQVADDNGEQHYHLTKEGGHSHRRILHAADATGKAVQTTLIDNVSQHPNITLMERFNAVDLISTKQLNQATNRIVGAYVWNRDAEKVEVIKARFVILATGGASKVYLYTTNPDVSSGDGIAMAWRAGCRVANMEFNQFHPTCLFHPEAKNFLLTEALRGEGAYLRHADGTRFMPSFDERAELAPRDIVARAIDFEMKRLGSDCVYLDISHKPAEFIIRHFPTIYERCLKLGIDITTDPIPAVPAAHYTCGGVMTDLTGQTDIRGLYAIGEVAYTGLHGANRLASNSLLECIVFAHAAAENILSKLHNKPKDYRIPAWDESKVTDSDEEVIIQHNWHELRLFMWDYVGIVRTTKRLERAQRRVNLLQQEIDEYYSNFRVSNNLLELRNLVTVADLIIRCALERKESRGLHYTLDYPEQFDEPQPTILQPKV, encoded by the coding sequence ATGAGCACAAATGCGGAATACCAAAGCGATGTACTGATTATCGGCAGTGGTGCCGCAGGACTCTCATTGGCCCTAAAACTCGCTGACCAAGCTAAAGTGATGGTACTCAGTAAAAGCAGCTTAACAGAAGGTTCAACCCTCTATGCACAAGGCGGTATCGCAGCCGTTTTTGATGAAGCAGATAGTATAGAAGGCCATGTTGCCGATACGCTTATCGCCGGTGCTGGCTTATGTGATGAAGATACCGTTAACTTTACGGCCAGCAGTGCCGCCGCCAGCTTAAACTGGTTAATCGACAAAGGCGCACCGTTTGATCAGGTCGCTGACGATAATGGTGAACAGCACTATCACCTTACCAAAGAAGGGGGTCACAGTCACCGCCGCATTCTGCATGCCGCCGATGCCACAGGTAAAGCAGTGCAAACCACGTTAATCGATAATGTCAGCCAACATCCAAATATTACCTTAATGGAACGCTTTAACGCGGTGGATCTTATTTCCACCAAGCAACTTAACCAAGCAACCAACCGTATTGTTGGCGCTTATGTGTGGAATCGTGACGCCGAAAAAGTAGAAGTGATTAAAGCCCGCTTTGTTATCTTAGCAACAGGCGGTGCCAGTAAAGTGTATCTATATACCACTAACCCCGATGTCTCGAGTGGTGACGGTATTGCCATGGCATGGCGCGCAGGTTGCCGTGTAGCCAATATGGAATTCAATCAATTTCATCCGACTTGTTTATTCCACCCGGAGGCGAAGAACTTCTTATTAACTGAAGCATTACGTGGTGAAGGCGCGTATTTGCGTCATGCCGATGGCACCCGCTTTATGCCTAGCTTCGATGAACGAGCAGAATTAGCACCGCGTGATATTGTTGCCCGTGCTATCGACTTTGAAATGAAACGTCTGGGTAGTGACTGTGTGTATTTAGATATCAGCCACAAACCGGCCGAATTTATTATTCGCCATTTTCCAACTATTTATGAGCGTTGCTTGAAGTTAGGCATTGATATCACCACAGATCCAATCCCAGCGGTACCAGCGGCCCATTATACTTGTGGCGGTGTGATGACTGACTTAACTGGTCAAACGGATATACGTGGCTTATACGCGATTGGTGAAGTGGCTTATACCGGTTTACACGGTGCTAACCGTTTAGCCAGTAATTCATTATTAGAATGCATTGTGTTTGCCCACGCTGCGGCAGAAAACATCTTATCGAAACTACACAACAAACCTAAAGATTACCGTATTCCAGCATGGGACGAGAGCAAAGTAACAGACTCAGATGAAGAAGTGATAATTCAACATAACTGGCATGAACTGCGGTTATTCATGTGGGATTACGTCGGTATTGTCAGAACGACCAAGCGTCTAGAGCGTGCCCAACGCCGGGTTAATCTGTTGCAACAAGAAATTGATGAGTACTACAGTAACTTCCGCGTCAGTAACAACTTATTGGAATTAAGAAACCTGGTGACGGTGGCTGATTTAATTATCCGTTGCGCACTCGAACGCAAAGAAAGTCGCGGTTTACACTACACGCTTGACTACCCAGAGCAGTTTGACGAACCACAGCCAACTATCCTACAGCCTAAGGTATAG
- a CDS encoding protein YgfX yields the protein MSQELKCSVTLRPSKYWLLLCITIHSLVLGLLLDWLTLVALQLGYTVVIIALCSYHCWQHWLRRPCFVYFTNGYIQFDAGGELFAFSKDSRSADLFIQLSYTSLNQGQTQSLYIMRDAIDDADYRRLVRTIKILK from the coding sequence TTGTCTCAAGAGTTAAAGTGTAGCGTCACGTTACGCCCATCTAAATACTGGTTGTTGCTGTGTATTACAATACACAGCTTAGTGCTTGGTTTGTTATTAGATTGGCTGACCCTTGTCGCATTACAATTGGGTTATACCGTAGTCATTATTGCCTTGTGTAGTTATCACTGTTGGCAACATTGGCTACGCCGTCCCTGTTTTGTTTATTTCACCAATGGTTACATCCAGTTTGACGCGGGTGGTGAGTTATTTGCATTCAGCAAAGATTCTCGCAGTGCCGATCTTTTTATCCAGTTAAGTTATACCAGCCTAAATCAGGGACAAACTCAGTCGTTATACATAATGCGAGATGCCATCGACGATGCTGATTACCGTCGTCTCGTGCGCACCATTAAAATATTAAAGTAG
- a CDS encoding FAD assembly factor SdhE: protein MTKLDSKSRLRWACRRGMLELDVLFRPFVDEAYDDLSDEDKFIFQRLLTGEDPELFAWAMGHKKCGDPELAYMMDKIVSRVKV from the coding sequence ATGACTAAGTTAGATTCAAAGTCGCGTTTACGTTGGGCATGTCGCCGTGGCATGCTGGAATTAGATGTATTATTTCGTCCGTTTGTGGATGAAGCTTATGATGATTTATCAGATGAAGATAAATTTATTTTCCAACGCTTGTTAACAGGCGAAGATCCCGAGTTATTTGCTTGGGCAATGGGTCATAAAAAGTGTGGAGACCCAGAGTTAGCCTATATGATGGATAAAATTGTCTCAAGAGTTAAAGTGTAG
- the ygfZ gene encoding tRNA-modifying protein YgfZ yields the protein MTQFNKLTLASTDALPNVIVSELSHWGLMTATGEQRLSYLQGQLTCDLVGLEDQQTTWGGHCNPKGKLWSTFQVAKKGDSFYFIMRKDALAITLPELKKYAVFSKIELTDASAFCNLYGIAGAQAEQWLNKTFAITLGEEAVTHLPNGFVMRLIGDTPRFLILLQKSDASLQQISQHLAEAATDDGSFWDALDILAAAPIVSAAMSSVQIPQAFNLQAYDGISFKKGCYTGQETVARAKYRGTNKRAMAILTGATATEVNSGDSIELQLGENWRSSGKVNLSYRYSDGVQLISSVMPNNLEADSVFKITDNESTLAFMPLPYSLVEAD from the coding sequence ATGACCCAATTTAATAAACTGACCCTAGCATCAACAGATGCATTACCAAATGTGATCGTAAGCGAGTTATCACACTGGGGATTAATGACTGCAACAGGTGAGCAGCGTTTAAGTTATTTACAAGGCCAATTGACTTGTGATCTGGTAGGCTTAGAAGATCAACAAACAACTTGGGGTGGTCATTGCAATCCAAAAGGCAAACTGTGGTCAACCTTCCAAGTCGCTAAAAAAGGCGATTCGTTTTATTTCATCATGCGTAAAGACGCACTGGCGATCACCCTGCCGGAACTAAAAAAATACGCGGTATTCTCAAAAATAGAACTGACCGACGCCTCTGCATTTTGTAACCTCTATGGTATCGCAGGCGCACAAGCTGAACAGTGGTTGAATAAGACCTTCGCGATTACTCTTGGCGAAGAAGCGGTCACTCATTTACCGAATGGTTTTGTGATGCGACTTATTGGCGATACCCCACGCTTCTTAATATTGTTACAAAAAAGCGATGCGTCATTACAACAGATCAGCCAACATTTGGCCGAAGCCGCAACCGACGACGGTTCATTCTGGGATGCACTGGATATCCTCGCAGCAGCACCGATTGTGAGCGCAGCAATGAGCAGCGTGCAGATCCCACAAGCATTCAACCTACAAGCCTATGATGGTATTAGCTTTAAGAAAGGTTGCTACACAGGACAAGAAACGGTCGCTCGTGCTAAATACCGTGGCACTAATAAACGTGCAATGGCGATCTTAACCGGAGCTACTGCAACTGAAGTAAACAGTGGTGACAGTATCGAATTGCAACTGGGTGAAAACTGGCGTAGTAGCGGTAAAGTAAACTTAAGCTACCGTTATAGCGATGGCGTACAGCTGATCTCGAGTGTTATGCCAAATAACCTTGAAGCAGATAGCGTGTTTAAAATTACCGATAACGAATCCACATTAGCCTTCATGCCATTACCGTATTCGTTAGTAGAAGCAGATTAA